Proteins found in one Nocardia brasiliensis ATCC 700358 genomic segment:
- a CDS encoding DUF2252 domain-containing protein, with product MSENGIDLRSYTPAAEVRARGRAIRQQVPVIARDREATSVRRPEVLDFIEASNAGRLPHLVPLRIGRMITSPFTFYRGAAGLMAADLAGGPDSGLAAQICGDAHAANFGLYGTARGEIIMDINDFDETVAGPWEWDLERLAASLVLAGRESGADEQDCRRAACDAARAYRLAAGQLADLPFMTSWTALPDESILSAAKAEDLIDDFKKAAKKARKNTSAKVVAKWTEHLEDHETGIRKHRFVSDPPILTEVDEHVAAAFTGGLERYAGTLRESRRHLLARFAVSDIAFRIVGTGSVGLHSYVALLHGNEGESVVLQIKQANPSALAPYLPAVPARHEGERIVQGARHVQSETDILLGWTSVDPTGDGVELPFIVRQFRNLKGSIDPAELSADDLDDYGRLAGALLARAHSRSLDPRLLAGYLGDDERFEEAVAAFAVRYADRTEADHAVLVEAVRSGKIAAEPAE from the coding sequence GTGTCGGAGAACGGTATCGATTTGCGCTCGTACACCCCCGCTGCGGAGGTACGTGCGCGCGGACGGGCGATTCGCCAGCAAGTCCCGGTGATCGCGCGCGATCGCGAGGCCACCAGCGTGCGGCGGCCGGAGGTGCTCGACTTCATCGAGGCGAGCAATGCGGGGCGCCTGCCGCATCTGGTGCCGCTGCGGATCGGACGGATGATCACCTCACCGTTCACCTTCTACCGCGGCGCGGCGGGGCTGATGGCCGCCGATCTGGCCGGCGGACCGGACAGCGGGCTGGCCGCACAGATCTGCGGTGACGCGCACGCCGCCAATTTCGGCCTGTACGGCACGGCCCGCGGCGAAATCATCATGGACATCAACGATTTCGACGAAACCGTGGCCGGTCCGTGGGAATGGGATCTGGAGCGGCTCGCGGCCAGCCTGGTGCTCGCGGGCCGGGAAAGCGGTGCGGACGAGCAGGATTGCCGCCGGGCGGCCTGCGACGCCGCGCGCGCGTACCGCCTCGCCGCCGGTCAACTCGCTGATCTGCCGTTCATGACCTCGTGGACCGCGCTGCCCGACGAGTCGATCCTGAGCGCCGCGAAGGCCGAGGACCTGATCGACGATTTCAAGAAGGCCGCCAAGAAGGCCCGCAAGAACACCAGCGCCAAAGTGGTCGCGAAGTGGACCGAGCACCTGGAAGATCACGAGACCGGCATCCGCAAGCACCGATTCGTCAGCGACCCACCGATTCTCACCGAGGTGGACGAGCACGTGGCGGCGGCGTTCACCGGTGGACTGGAGCGCTACGCGGGCACCCTGCGGGAGTCCCGGCGTCATCTGCTCGCGCGATTCGCGGTGTCCGACATCGCGTTCCGGATCGTCGGCACCGGCAGTGTCGGGCTGCACAGCTATGTGGCGTTGCTGCACGGTAACGAGGGCGAGTCGGTGGTTCTGCAGATCAAGCAGGCCAACCCGTCCGCGCTCGCGCCCTATCTGCCCGCCGTCCCGGCACGCCACGAAGGCGAGCGAATCGTGCAGGGCGCCAGGCACGTTCAATCCGAGACCGATATCCTGCTCGGCTGGACCAGCGTGGACCCGACCGGCGACGGCGTCGAATTGCCGTTCATCGTGCGGCAATTCCGCAATCTGAAGGGCAGCATCGACCCGGCGGAACTGTCCGCCGACGATCTCGACGACTACGGCAGGCTGGCCGGGGCGCTACTGGCCCGCGCGCACTCCCGCTCGCTCGATCCCCGCCTGCTGGCAGGCTATCTCGGCGACGACGAGCGGTTCGAGGAGGCGGTCGCGGCGTTCGCGGTCCGCTACGCCGATCGCACCGAAGCCGACCACGCGGTGCTGGTCGAGGCGGTGCGCAGCGGCAAGATCGCGGCCGAACCGGCGGAGTGA